Below is a genomic region from Telmatobacter sp. DSM 110680.
CGTCGACGAATCCGTCTTCAGCAGACATTCAGTCTGCATGCTGCTTCGATCGGAACTCGCCTGATTGCACCACGACGGCGGATAGAGCACACCGAAGTTCCATCTCTGCTGGTTTTTGACCGAGGATGGCCGGTAGGGATAGAGCATGTACCCCTCATAGAGTACGGCTTCGGCAATCTTCTCGACCCCTTCCAGATTCACGAGTTCACCTCAATCTCTTCTTCGGTGCGGAGGCGGGCAAGGATCTGTTCGAGTGCTTGCTCCCAACTGAGCAGGCTGTGCTGCATCTTGTAGCGATATAGCCGCTCGAAGACATCCTTGTGCAGATTGATCCAAACGCTGTTGGGGTAGTAGGCGTCCATCATTTCGCGCCAGAGCTTCACTGGGAGTTTGTAACGCGCTTCTTGCTCCCACGAGATTGGCGCGACCTGCAGGGAACTGTCGGGAGGCGCGTAAAAGATGGTTCCGCTGAAGAGGAACAACAAGGGGATTTCGCCATCCGTAAGACCCGCGAAATATTTGGTAGCGGCAACGTTGAAATCGAAAGAGCAGGGAACCTGCATATCGACTACGGTTTCAGTTCCGGCAAACGTCGGAACCACCCAATTGACGTGCGTCCACAGCAGACTGCGCAAAGTCTGACTCCAGCGATCGGGTTGTCCGAAGAGGTCGAGCATCTGTTCCTGCTCGCCGGGCGTGTAGCGGCGACGCGTCACTTCGATTTGAATCTGACAACGCAGAGCGATGGTGTGAATCGCTTCATCTGGCACGGAGTTCGTGATCTGCAACTTGAACGCAAGCATCGGAACCGCGGCGAACGGAACGACGCTGGCGTTGTCAATTTTGAATGTGAGATCAGGCATTCACACCTCCGCGCATCACTTCGGATTTAGATCGAAGTTCCGCAAAGAAGCGGGCTACCTCGGTCCACACTTCGGTTCCGCCGGAGAGGCCTTTCCAATTCGTGCGAATCAGGCCGACGAGCTTGTAGCACTCATCGATCGGCGCGATGTAATACTCGGCATCTCTCAGTCCATGCGCGTGACCGACACGA
It encodes:
- a CDS encoding DUF6084 family protein, which encodes MPDLTFKIDNASVVPFAAVPMLAFKLQITNSVPDEAIHTIALRCQIQIEVTRRRYTPGEQEQMLDLFGQPDRWSQTLRSLLWTHVNWVVPTFAGTETVVDMQVPCSFDFNVAATKYFAGLTDGEIPLLFLFSGTIFYAPPDSSLQVAPISWEQEARYKLPVKLWREMMDAYYPNSVWINLHKDVFERLYRYKMQHSLLSWEQALEQILARLRTEEEIEVNS